In Pseudomonas sp. ADAK2, the genomic window GTGAACGCACCACCGTGCACTCGCGTCCAGTGCCAGTGGCCAAGGTCAAAAGCGCCAGCACCGGGCCGTTGTGGGCACTGGTCGGTGCCTTGTTCTTCGCTTGCGCAGGCCTGGCCTGGTGGAGTTTCCAGCAGATCTCGCTGATGGAGCAGCAACTGGTGGCGACCCAGGAAAGTTTCGCGCGGATCAGTGAGGAAGCGGCGGGGCGTTTGCAGGACATTTCCGGCAAGGTGGTGGCCAGCCAGTCGAATGTCTCCAGCGACAGCGAAGCCCTGAAACTGCAGATCAAACAACTGGAAAGCAAACTCCAGGACCAGAGCCAGGCCCAACTGGGTGTGGTCGGCCAGACCAGCGACCTGGACAAGCGTCTGGCGCAGATGACCGCGCAGACTACCGCGCAAACCGCGGCCAGCACCCAATTGCAGGCCCAGGTCAAAACCCTGAGCGATGAGTTGACGGCCCTGAAAAGCGCGCCCGCTGACACCAGCAAAGTCGATGCCGAGCTGAAAAGCCTCAACGCCGACATCGCGGCGCTGAAGAAACAGGGCAACCCGACTGCCGCGATCGATCGCCTGGAACAGGAAATCGTCGTGCTCAAAAGCGAGCAGGACAACCGTCCGGCGACCCCCACGCCAAACCCGACCAACACCGCCGAGTTCGACGCCTTCCGCGCCCAAACCACCCGCAACCTCAACACGCTACAGGCGCAGATCCAGAATTTGCAGCAGCAGATCAACGCCCGGGCGAAATAGCCTGGCACGCCTTGTGTAGCAGTTGGCGAAGCCTGCGTTCGGCGGCGAAGCCGTCGTAAATCCATACAACGCGGTTTGCATGACACACCGCGTCGTCTGATCGACGACGGCTTCGCCGCCGGACGCAGGCTTCGCCAGCGGCTACAGATCGCTGAATATCCATCCATATTCCCAACCCCGTCTACGCTCTTGAAACATCAACAAGAACGAGGGATGCGCTATGGGGTTTGTGCACAAGTTGGCCTGGTTGGGGGGGATGTTGTTGCTGAGCCTGGGCCAGGTTCAGGCGGCGACGGTAGCCAAGGATGACGGCCAGGCGGCCCGGGCCTTGCTGGAAAAAGCTCTGGCGTATTACCACGACAACGGCGACAGGGCTTTTGCGGCATTCAGTCGTCAGGGCGAGTTTGTCGACAAGGACCGTTACGTATTCGTGGTCGACACCAAGGGTGTCATGCTCGCCAGCGGTGGGCCGTCCTCGGCGTTGATCGGGCGTGATGTGTCCGAGACGTTGCCGCCGGATTTGCAGAAAGCCTTCAAGGACGCCTTGAAAGTGCCGGAAGGCAATGGCATTCAGCAGGCCGAATACCGTTGGCAGAACTGGGCCGACGGCAAGGTCGAACGCAAGCACGTGTTCTATCAGCGCATCGGCCAGCGGATCCTGGCGGTCGGTTACTACTTGCCCCGCGCCTCCGCGCAACAAGCCCAGGCCTTGCTCGATAAAGCCGCGGCCGACTTGGCCAAGGATGAGAAGGGCACGCTGACGGCGATCAACTCGCTCAAGGGCGGCTACTTGCAGGACGATCTATACGTCTTCGTGGTCGATCTGAATAACCAGCGCTACGTCGCCCATGGCACCAATCTAAGGCTGATCAACACCGACTTCGGCAAGGTCAATGATCCGGAAGGCAAACCGGTGGGCGAGCCGATTCTGGCGTTGATCGCCAAGCAGGATCAGGGGGAATACGAATACCGCTGGAAGAACCCGGTGACCGGGAAGGTCGAGGACAAGCATGCTTATCTGAAGAAGGTTGGGCTTTTTCTGGTGGCTGTCGGGTATTACAGCCCTTGAGCAATGATCGTTCCCACGCTCTGCGTGGGAATGCAGCCCGGGACGCTCGGCGTCCCATCCAAAGCCGAACGCGGAGCGTCCGTTGAGGCATTCCCACGCGGAGCGTGGGAACGATCGGCTAACGAACCTTATCTTCCCGCCCCCGCAACACTCTGTTCGGCATCGCTATCGCCGCCGCCAACCCCAGCAACGACACCGCCGCACTGACCATCAGCAAATGCCGGAACGTCACCAGCAACTCCCCGCGCAAGGCATTCTGTGCCTCCCCCGGCGCGGCGTTCAAACCGTCGAGCAAGACATTTCCCGAGCTGCCTTCGCCAATCGCCGAGCCGGCCAAGTGGGCGAAACTCGAATCCTGCAACAATGCCAACAACAGCGCTGACATCAGCGCCACGCCCACCGCGCCGCCCAGCGAACGAAACAGGTTGGTGGTGCTGGTGGCGACGCCGATGTCCCGTTGTGCCACCGAATTTTGCGTGCCGACCAACGACGTCGGGAACTGCATGCCGCTGGCGATCCCGCTAAGCAACATAAACAGGCTGCTCATCAGTAGCGCCTGGGGCGCACTGAAGGCCATGCCGAGAATCGAGATCGGCATCAGCAGCGCCCCCGCCAGGATCATCGGCTTGTAGCGCCCGGTCACCGACGTGCGGCGCCCGGCGAAATAAGCGCCAATCGGCAAGCCGATCGCCAACGGCAACAGGTGCAGCGCGGCGCTGTCGGCCCCGGCGCCGGTGACGCTCTGAAAGCGCAGCGGCATCAGCACGATCAGGGAAATCGCCTGGAAACTGGTGAAGAAAATCGTGCACCAGCACAAGATCGCGTCGCGGTTGGCGAACAAATGCATCGGCAGCAACGGCTCCCGCGCACGGCGCTCATGCCACACGAACAGCGCCAGCACCGCCACTGCGCAACCGAGCAGCCCCAGCACTTCGGCGCTGCGCCATGAATGCCCTTGGCCGACCTGAGTGATGCCGAGCAACAAAGCGGTCAACCCAATGATCATCAGCACCGTGCCGACATAATCGATGATCGGTTTGCGCTGCGGCACCGGCAGCCCGACCAGCGTGCGATTGGCCACCAGCCACGCGCCGAGGCCCAGTGGCAGGTTGATCAGGAACACCCAGCGCCACGACAGGTATTCGGTCATGTACCCGCCGAGTACCGGCCCGGCGACGCTGGCCACCGCGTACATGCTGCTGAAGTAACCTTGGTAACGGCCGCGCTCACGGGGCGGGACGATGTCGCCGATGATTGCCTGGCTGACCGAAATCATCCCGCCGGCGCCAATCCCCTGAAGGATCCGCGCCAGCACCAGTTGCTCCATGCTCTGGGCCATGCCGCAAAAGAACGAGGCCACGGTGAATAGCCCCATGCCGAACAGCATCAACTTGCGCCGGCCGTACAGATCACCGAGCTTGCCGTAGATCGGCACTGCCACGGTCATCGCCACCATGTAGCCAGCAATCACCCAGGCCAGCAGGCTGACATCCTTGAACTGCGCGGAAATGGCCGGCATCGACACGGCGACGATGGTCTGGTCCAGCGCACCGAGAAAGATCGCCAGCATCAGGGCGATCAACACACTGCGAATGGCCGGTTTGGGCGTTTCAGGCTGGTTCAGATTGGTCACGGGTAAAACCTGCAGACACGGCGAGCGGGGATGCTCGCCAGTGTAAGTCGGTAGCAAGCTATTCGATAGCCTCGTACGGAAGTCCGACGTAATTTTCTGCAATGGTTTTTCGGCCGGCCTCGGAGTTCACAAAGTAGTCCAGCTCCGAAGCGCTGATGCGTTGGCTGAAGGCATCGTGCTCGTCGAAGCGGTGCAGCATCGAGGTCATCCACCAGGAAAACCGTTCAGCTTTCCACACCCGGCGCAGACAGATTTCCGAGTACTTCTCCAGCAGATCGACGCGCCCGTCGCGGTACACCTTCAGCAGAATATTGAACAGCGTGCTGACATCACTGGCCGCCAGGTTCAGGCCCTTGGCGCCGGTGGGCGGGACGATGTGTGCGGCGTCG contains:
- a CDS encoding MDR family MFS transporter, whose protein sequence is MTNLNQPETPKPAIRSVLIALMLAIFLGALDQTIVAVSMPAISAQFKDVSLLAWVIAGYMVAMTVAVPIYGKLGDLYGRRKLMLFGMGLFTVASFFCGMAQSMEQLVLARILQGIGAGGMISVSQAIIGDIVPPRERGRYQGYFSSMYAVASVAGPVLGGYMTEYLSWRWVFLINLPLGLGAWLVANRTLVGLPVPQRKPIIDYVGTVLMIIGLTALLLGITQVGQGHSWRSAEVLGLLGCAVAVLALFVWHERRAREPLLPMHLFANRDAILCWCTIFFTSFQAISLIVLMPLRFQSVTGAGADSAALHLLPLAIGLPIGAYFAGRRTSVTGRYKPMILAGALLMPISILGMAFSAPQALLMSSLFMLLSGIASGMQFPTSLVGTQNSVAQRDIGVATSTTNLFRSLGGAVGVALMSALLLALLQDSSFAHLAGSAIGEGSSGNVLLDGLNAAPGEAQNALRGELLVTFRHLLMVSAAVSLLGLAAAIAMPNRVLRGREDKVR
- a CDS encoding cache domain-containing protein, which produces MGFVHKLAWLGGMLLLSLGQVQAATVAKDDGQAARALLEKALAYYHDNGDRAFAAFSRQGEFVDKDRYVFVVDTKGVMLASGGPSSALIGRDVSETLPPDLQKAFKDALKVPEGNGIQQAEYRWQNWADGKVERKHVFYQRIGQRILAVGYYLPRASAQQAQALLDKAAADLAKDEKGTLTAINSLKGGYLQDDLYVFVVDLNNQRYVAHGTNLRLINTDFGKVNDPEGKPVGEPILALIAKQDQGEYEYRWKNPVTGKVEDKHAYLKKVGLFLVAVGYYSP
- a CDS encoding ATPase, whose protein sequence is MSMRNDANDDFDDVPSLRADPLDDDDFPTTPAARERTTVHSRPVPVAKVKSASTGPLWALVGALFFACAGLAWWSFQQISLMEQQLVATQESFARISEEAAGRLQDISGKVVASQSNVSSDSEALKLQIKQLESKLQDQSQAQLGVVGQTSDLDKRLAQMTAQTTAQTAASTQLQAQVKTLSDELTALKSAPADTSKVDAELKSLNADIAALKKQGNPTAAIDRLEQEIVVLKSEQDNRPATPTPNPTNTAEFDAFRAQTTRNLNTLQAQIQNLQQQINARAK